In the genome of Phacochoerus africanus isolate WHEZ1 chromosome 5, ROS_Pafr_v1, whole genome shotgun sequence, the window CGCTTCTCCTCCCGGCGCTtgcgctcctcctcctcccgcttCGCCCTGAGCTCCACTTCTCTGCGCTCCTGGAACTGGTGTGGTTGAGATCAGACGTCCCGCCCTCCCACCTCCGCCTGACCCTTGATCACCCAAAGACTCCAGCCCCGGATGCCCACTCACTTTATGTTGCAGCTGGAGTTGTTCTAGAATTGGACCCTGAGTCGAAGAGTTAATTGGTATGTCCCAAAGACTGGCCTCACCGCCTGCAGAGGGCAAAGGCAGCTGCAGAAAGGAGCAGACCCCCAGGACCCCACCCATCCACCCCGGACTGCTGGGGGATGAGGGGAGGGGATGTCAAGATTCAGGACACGGCCGAGCAGGGAACTCACTGGCCACAGACCTGACTGTGATGAGGCTGAGGTATGTATGTCCCAGAGGGGGCCCGAGTCTGGCACGGACAAGGACCGATTCATCGTCGGGAGCAAGTTCTGGTCCCCACCCCTGAGAAGCAAAGAAGCACTGATGCTCAGCACCCTAAAGCCATCTCTGGTCGGCACCCCCACCCAGtgtgacacagacacagacacagacacacacacacacagccctggaACACAAAATAGCCCACAGACCTGGGGGGTTTGAGAGCTTGGAGCTGCTGCAGGAATGCggtgagctgctgctgctgcggtgGCGGCAGGTCCCCCAGAGCTGCCTTCTCCCGGAGAGCACACTGCGGGAGCTGGCGGCTGCTGAAATGCAGGCCGGCGTGAGGCAGGCAAGCCATGGGGCCGGCGCTGGCCCTACTGACAATCCCTGCTAAGCGCCCCGTACCTGCTGACCAGCTGAAGAAACtgctggtgctgcagctgctggtacAAGGCCGCTGCCGCGAGTTCCTGTTGCTTCTTCAGTCGCTCCTGGTCCATGTTTCCCTGAGAGAGGGTGAGAGTACCCCTGCGGCTTTGACCTTGTCTTGCTGGGCACCACCCACTGCCATCCATCAGGCTCCTGCCTCCCATCCCTGTTCCGCACCAAGGGGGGGGACACTCCACTCACCAGCAGTGGGGGTGGTGAGGGCCCCGGGGCAAAGGGCACACGACCCCACATCTTGATCACCTCACCCAGTGGCTGGAAGCCCTCATCACAGCCCCGCTTCACAAGCAGGGCCATGGAGAAGTAGCCGGCCTGGAACCACTCTGCCATCTCCTGTGTCGTGAAGGGGCCTGGACCAAGGGAAGGGGCCTGTGGTCAGAAAGGCATGCCTGAGGTGCCCTCAATGAGAATGGTGCTGTCCCAGTGCCCCGGCAGCCCCTCCTGCATGCCCCGGTCCCCATGGCACCTTGGATCTCCCCCTGTGGGTCCTTGTAGAACCACTTCCGGGCTGCGCCGTGGCTGAGGGGGAGGGCCGTGGCAGCTGCCGAGTGGCGCAGGCCCTGGGCCTGTATGGCAGCTGTGAactgctcctcctccagggagctgTCCTGCAGGGAGGCCACGAGCTTCTCTGCCTCCTgggagcccagggagagagggaagtcTCAACCGTCCAATCCCAGCAACATTAGGACAGGACTGGGGCTAAGGTGGGGTGGGGCCAAGAGGTCAGCTTCTGGACACAGCGGGACAGATGGGAAGAGCTTGGAACCGGGGCAAGGAAAGATGGAACAAAGACCCTGTTCCTGCTAGGGAAGGCTCTCTGGAGCCTTCTCAgcaacgcccccccccccgcccccacctgctgcaggtgctTCAAGCCTTCATCATCTTCCAGATCTCCTGGAGGGCCAGGGGGTGAGCCCACACCAGGACTCAGCTGCATACCCCTCGTGTCGTCTCCTAGGAGGAACAAAGAGGGGAAGGTGGGATAAGCAAGTCCAGAGAGGGGGGAGCAACAGCCCCCTACCACTCTTATTCCAGAAAAGGGGGCTCTAATCCTGCTCCCCACAAACAGCCCTTGGTCCCCCTTCCCACAGGGAAGGGGAGCATTTTCCCCACCAGGCCCAGGCTCTAGGGAAAGGGCGGCCCCACCCTCTGGCTACCTTCAGCGGCTGGCAGGTCTTTGTCCACAGCATCATCGCCCTCCCCGTTAGCTCCCCAGAGCGGGCCCAAGGTgggcagtggggatggggagcTGGACTGCTCATCCTGAGGAGGCAGGGGGGTCAGTTCCTTCGTGCCTGAAAGGGAAGGGTAACAACAAGAATTCAAAACCGAAACACTGGAAAGCCTTCACATCGATTTAGCATGAACCCTTCGTTTTCGGCCAGAAGGGCCTCTGAGTGGTGTCCATCCATGTAACTTTGGTCAACACGACGAACGCCAGGGGAACGAACACTGTGAAGCCCGCTCCGCACACCCCCTCTTTCGCCCCTACGGTCATGGACGCGCATCCACATCACGCCGCCACTGACTCAGCACCGTGTTCTACAGGGTCCTTCAGGGACTTCTGAGGGTCATTCCGATTGTCTTGATTTTTATCTGACACTGAGCCTTCTTGACACAGCCGTGCTGCTTCCAGGCTCCTCTCCACACTGGGTCAGCACCCGCTTTTCTCCCGCTGCCCATGGACCTGACCCAAGGCACAAACCCGCAGGCTCACCTGCCTcaggcccctcctcctccagcccttccggcggctcttcctcttcctcctccagcccctggaagTCGAGCTCCTGCTCCTCAGGAATAGGGTCCTTGGGGCCCTTCTGTGTGGGTTGGGGATACAAGGAGGAGGTGAGGGGCAGAGGACAACGAGCGCagggaggaccccccccccccccgaggcaGGATCCCACTGACCTCTGAggaacccccacccccgccagatACCTTGAGGGGCAAGAAGGCCCCGGAGGCGTCGAAGGTGCCCATTTCTTCATCTTCGTCGTCCAGGCACCACTCCGGGAGCCCGTCCTTGTCATCATCAAAGCCGTCGGGCCCTCGGCACCTCCGGAGGTGAgagctgcctcccccaccccgcccctcctcTTCACCACACCCGCCTCGATCCCCTCGCAAATCAAATTCAAACTTTCGACGCCGGTCCCCATGTTCCCGCCAGCCAGCCGAGCGGGGGCCGCCATCTGGATCAGAAAAGTCGGAGAAGGAGAATCAGTATGCCGGTCAAGTCAGGGTCTCCCCTCCTCTGCTGCCCACCAGGACCCCGTGACACAGCTGGCATTTCTGGGACTGCTGGCCCACCTGCCCCGCTCCAGATCTCTCTGCTCCCTGGGCCTGGCTACGGGTGTCCTCCCTCGGAAGTGCTCACGGCCCCCCCGGCCCCAATCTCACCAGGGCTGGCTGAGCGCCAGCGGTCGCCATCTCGCCGGGGTCCTGCCCCGAGTCTCCAGctgccctcttcctcttcctcttgctcCTCCCGGAGAGAACGCCAGTTCTCGCTATCTGAGCGGGCATGCTCCTTCCTcgggccagcccctccctcctcaaaCCCGGATCGTGCTTGGGGTAGGGGAAGACACAGTCAGCAGATGGCAGCCACGGTCCCTGCGAGACTCCTACTATGCACCTTGCCACGCTCCAGGCCCCCTGGCCCCCTGCCTCCCCTAGGAAACATCTCCCACCTGGGGTCACCCCCTTCAGACCTCCCCCAACTCTCAATGACCTCGGGCCCTTGCCACCACCCTCGCCACTCTCCATACCTCCATCCCTCCTGGCTGACTTCTCAAACCGCCTCTCGCCTCTGCAGAAGGAAAGGTGCAGATCAGAGGACAATTCCCTCCCTGACTTCCAGGGGCTCTGCTCACCTTGTCCATTCTGCCCTGAGAGGAGGGGGTGCAGGGGGAGGAAAACTGGGCTTGGGAGGGAGCCCAATCGGGTGCACGGATAATCGGAAGGAAGAGGGTGGGGCCACAGGGGATCAGAGGGCATGGAGAGAGCTCTCTGACCTGGGCTAATGAGTGGGTCTCCCGGTGCCCTCTGATGACAGAGTACCAAGCCTCCCTCCATGGGACCCTGGCCCTAACCCTGGggcctctctctgctctgcctctATGCCACCTGCTTCCAGTCTGCACCTGTCATCCCAACTCTGGCTACGCTGGATCTCCCGGGGGTTTCGGCCAAAGGTCCCATCGCCTTCTTCAATGCTTCTTTGGTAAAAGCAACTGTCACCACGGCCTCGGCCTGGAGAAGGAACGAGATGCACGTGGGAAACCTGCTGGTTCCCCTCTCCGAGTCCTCAAGACCACAGGCCCCACCTCTGCCCGCCGCAGAACATGGCATCACCGCCCTCTACCTCGGCTCCGTGTGCTGCCCCTGCCACGGGAGGTGCCACCTAGGGGGGGACCAGCCCCTTTCCCCATCAGCCTCAGCACAGCCACACTGTTCACTGACAGGGAGAAGTTTCTCTGAGGAGGGAGCCAGGGGTGGGAGTGAGGACCCAAGCACCCGACCAGCCCCACCCCATCCAGAACCACAACCTCCACCACTTCCCTTCCCAACTTCACCCCCCGCTGAGGTGGAGACCCCACGcccacactgcagctgcccaggcctggccccaccTGCTCCTCCTCGGTCAGAGGCTCCAGCGCCAAGGGCTGCAGTGGCTCctcctgcagcacagcagcaaaCTCCTTGTCCTGCAGCTCATCAGGGACCTGCCAATGAGGGCAGGATGGTACTGTGTGGTACACATGCTCCTGAGCCCTCTCCACTGGCCGAGGCCTAGTGGGCAACTGGGCCACACACCCCTCACCGCCCCCTCACCTTGCTCTCCTTGACATAGAGGGCCAGCATCTCCTCTCGCCCGTAGCGATAGTCAGCCAGCTTGTATTTGGGCATGGcaggggacgggggtggggaggccaTACTGCTACCACTAGAAAGGGCCCTCAGCCTGGAAAAAGGACACGAGATGGAGAGAAACAGGAATCTGAGCAGTTCTGTTCTTCTCGGCTTCTCCACACCACCCAAAGCACATATGACTCACCACTCAGGCCCAAAGTTGAGGGTCTCTGCTGCCATCGTGGAGCTAGGTGTGTCCTAGAGGTCGCAGGGGGTGAGCAGGGGAGGGGGTACCTGGCGTTCACTCTCCAAACACCTGCGGAGGCATGGGGGACACTGGGCCTTGGGACAGCACGCCCGAAGAACCCAAGAGGATGAGGAACAGGTCCCCACCTAAGCGGGCACAGTAATGGGTTCTCTAAGGACTCACCCGAGCCAGCCACAGGCCACTCACACCATGAGTTAACCAAAGAGTCACGCTGGGGGGAAacctgggggagaggaggagacaggcagctacagccccTTCCACCTTCTGTAAGGGGATGCCCTCCCTCCGGCCCAGACTCACCTGGCAGCCTTGCCCAGGGAAGCAGGTAGGTCGGGGGCCAAGCTCTCTCAGGAAAAGGGCTGTGCTGGAGTGAACCAGGGTCCCCAAGCAACTGGATGTTGGTCTGACCAGAGCAGTGCCCAAGGAGGGACCTTCACATCTAGGCAAGATCCTTATGGAAAcatgaaaggaagaaacaggagTTAAATTAATGGTCAGACAGacctccctgcctccatccctcctcTGTCCTCGTGGAGCTGCGCACAGCAGCGGGTTATATGGAGCACAGGGGATCAGAGCCCCTGCATGTCCTCCCAGCAGGCCTCCCCAGCGGTCAGCTCACGCAGCAGAGCTGGCTGAGGTGCTGGAGGCATGGCTGAGAACGCCAGGCACCTCTCCATAGCTCAGCACTCTCGCCAAACACCCAGCATTCAGTAAAGGGGTGCCTGAGGAATGCCTGCATgttcagaacaaagaaaaaacacatacgAGGAAGCAAAACACCCACCTGACCCACGAATACTCTAGAAACAAAAAAGGCCAGTTATGAAAAGGGTTAGTAGTTTATCTGGAGCAAAATTACTTCTCTCCTGAAAAAACTCAGGTCTGGCTGCTCAGCAGCTAGAATCCAGAGACTCCGTTTGGGGCGAAATTCTGTACAAGGGGAGCAGGGGGGCTCTATTCCAGGGCCGGAGGTGAGATACACACTGAAGGCTGAGGGCAGGCAAGTCCGGCCAGTGTGCCCAGCGCTCATCTACCAAGGAGGAATCAACACCCAGGCCCCTTCCCTGGGGTCAGGAAGAGCCAGAGCTTCAGTACAAAGAACCAAGAAGGGAACAGTGGCATTACAACACAAGCGAGGAGGAAGGTGCCCTTACCATAAAGCAGAAAGATCAGACTTACTGAGGCTGACAGAAATGGCGACGGCAGCAGTGACCTGCCCCTCTAAGGAACAGTAGAGGCGGCTCTTGGGAGGTGGCTCATCCCTGGTGGTTCCGAGCAGAGGGTGGGAGGGCTTCCCTCACTGGCTGGGGCGGAGGCTGGACTGGAGCGCCTCCCCAGTTCCCATCAACTCCAAGActctgggaaggaaggagggacaaGGGTTTCCACcagagaggcccagagaaggcGGCTCCCACCAGTAGGTGCAGACCAGAGGATGAAGCAAACGCCCCCACTCCCAGACCCCTAGAGCTTCTGGGGCCATCGAGATGCCCTCCCCCAGCAGGGGCAGCTCTTCTACAACAGTCTCAGCTGGACACCTCTGGAGATGGAGCCCGCCACTGCGGACACGGCTGTCAGAGGAGACAAGCCTGGTGCAAAGCTCTTCTTGCCACTGAATTCAAGTAGGCCTCCCAGAACAGTGGAGTAAGGTTAATTCTTTCTAAGCTACAACCCTCACATAATCCGACCAAtaaatgaatcttgaaaacatcagCCAAGTAAAATAcaccagtcacaaaagaacaaatattagaTAACTCCTCTTACGTGAGATTCCTAGGGGAGTCAAATTCAGAGGGAAGTAGACAGTGGGTGCCAGGGCTGTGGGCAAGGAGAGCGGAGATGTTTAATAGGGATCGAGTTTCAAGTGAAATGGGAAGGTAAAAAAGTTCTGCAGATGGGGTGGATGGCTACACAacgtgaatcttttttttttttttccttctctttttagggccacacctgcagcatatgaagttcctgggatgggatcaaatcagagtggcagctgctggcctacactacagccacagtgatgccagatacaagccacatctgtgacctacgctgcagcttttggcaatgccagacccctaacctactgagtgaggccagggatcaaacccacatcctcatggataccagtcgggttcataacctgctgagctacaacagaatcTCCataatgtgaatgtatttaatgttgctgaattgtGTCCTTAAAAACAGCTAAAACAGGGAGTCTCCACcatggcacattgggttaagaatctggctgtaggagttcccaatgtggctcagtggaaacgaatctgaccagtatccatgaggatgcaggtttgactcctggccttgctcagtgggttaagatctggtgttgccatgagctgtggtataggtcacaaacgtggctgggatcccatgttgctgtggctgtggcgtaggctggcagctgcagctccaatttgacccctagcctgggaacttccatataccgcaggagtggccctaaaaaaactaaaaatccgTCTGTAGCAGCTTGAGTagctgtggcagcacaggtttgatccctggcccggcacagtgggttaaaggatctggcactgtgatGAGCTAtagtagatcacagctgtggctcaaattcaatccctggcctgggaacttccatattccatgggcgCAACCATGGAAAAAAAGGGCGGGGGTTAAAATGGTATACATTATATTTTAGCACCactgaaaaaaagatttaagaaaaagaagacacgTGGGGAGAGCTGCTGCATACCTAAGTCACTCCCACTCCAAGAAAAACAGCCCGCTTCCTTCAAACAAACTTAGGAGAGGCTGTTCTGAGTCTTCCAGTTCACCTCAGAAGAGCCCCATCTTCTAAATGGACAGGACGGAAGGGTCCTGTGGGCATGGAAAGCCGctgtggggcagggggacagagaggggaCGACTCACCCTCCCACCCTTCCAGGGAGTGCCAAAGGCGGCTAGCCGCCAGGGGCTTTCCGCTTCCGGCCGTCACCTTCTGTCCTGGTCGTACTGAGGAAATGTGGCTGGCTGGCTCCGGTGTGAGAAGCAGGGAGACTGCGGAGGTGAGAGGGAGCAGAGGAGCAGTAGGTAAGAAAGAGCTCGGCCAGAGGACTGGGTCCCGGAACCTGGTGGCTGCCAGGCTCTTCCACAGGCTGTGAGCAGCACACACACACTAGGGCTTCTAGTGCTCCAAAGAGGCATGCATCTTTTCCACCTGTTTCCTCAAAGCCAGCAGTTCTCAACTGGGGCAGCTGTGCTTCCCATGGCACACCTGGCAACAGCTGGTGGGTGTGACTGGGAAACACTACTGGCACCTCATGATAAGCAGAGACCAGGGATGCTATTAAACATCCTCCAATGCACAGGACAACCCCCAggacaaagaattatctggcccccgAATCCCGACAGTGGTCGAGTTAAGTAACCCCCTGCACCCCTTGGGCAGAGGGGAACGCCTACAGTCTGCTTATGTGGAAGAATGGAAGAcaagagaaacaaaactgactccAGCTCATTCTCCCCTCTGAAGAACAAGGAAATCATTCCCTAATTACACTGTCCCATAAGAGAAATCTGAAATCCTGCCAGGAGGGAAGTCCttgagaaaaggtaaaaaaaaaattgtcttaagtTTCTCTATTACCAACTCTCAACGCCCAGGGTTCTGATCTCTTTCCAATGAAGGAAAAGAGCGGGAGGTGGCAGGCAGGGAACTGGGGACGGTATCCCTTCCGGGCTACCTGGTGGTGTgcttagccccccccccccagccctacCCGCTTCATCTACCCATTCTCCCCCAGGCAGTCTCCTCCTTCTCTAGCCTCTGTATACTCTCACTCCCCTGGCATCTGAATTATTGCTACTAGAAGACTGCCCCCTGCTGGAATCGAGGGGAGAAGACACACACTGGTCCTGGGTGCTCACAACAGGCTTGAGGGAACAGGAGGGGAGCCTGCTCTCTGGGGTTCAGAAATCACAGAAGGAAAAGATCCAGAGAATAGGCAGTCCCAGTACAAACTAAGTTAAGAACATTCCATCACCCCTAAAATTAGCCCAGATCCAGAGCAATGTGCCTTGGCACAGGAAGGCACCACTGTCAAGAGAAGTAGAATCCCAAATTCCCCAACATTTGAGCAACCGCCCAGCCCCAAGCCTGTTGGAGGTTTCTCTGCCCTTTCTCAGGATGGAAAGACTCTCTGCCACGCATGGTCCGAGGTCGGGTGAGAACTCTGAGGCTTAAAAAGGGGTGCAAGCCTGTGTTTCTCCCTGCTGGTCAGTTATCCCGGCTCTGCTCTCTGAGCCATCAGGACCACACCCAGTGGCATGTCTAGCAGTTAacagttttcaaagcactttcacacTTTACCTCATTTGATCCTTCTGCCCACTTGCCCAGACCTGGGCTCCAGTCAGGGAAAACAGGGAAGGGAGCCTCAGCTGCCCCAACAGACCTTGATGTCCCAGACACCAGAGCCAGCCTGGAGAAGGGGCTCATGTGTACCCACAACCACCCCAAACTCACAGGCACACTTTGTGACTTTGAAACCATTTTTAATTCCTTACTAGACTACTAAAAATCCTGCCCAGAGCCACCTCTTCTCACCTCCTCTGCTCTAAAGCGgggctatttctgttttttggggttttttcccccatccCAAACTCCAACCACAGATGTAAAAGCTGGGGCAAACTGGGGTCCTTTAATCCACCAAACCACACACAATACTGACGCATCCATTGGCTGAGAAAACCAGGCCAAGAGTCTTAGAACACAACTCATTTGGCTGTAATCGCCATATGGGACCCTCAAGGCCCCTGGACCCCAGGCCATGGTAGCAACACAAAGCCCAGATCTGCCCCAACTCTGCCCAATGACACACCACCTAGAAAAAACTGAGGCGGGAGTAAGGGTGAGTGGCTCGGACTGCAGGAGTGCACAAGGAACGGTATGCTTGAAGGAGCCAGAGAGAAAACTCACCCTGAGAGCAGCAAAAGGGACCAGCCTGTTGGTACTGATGGTGTTTCAGGTGCAAGGCCAAAGGGCAGGGGCTAAATTGCAAGTGCACATCAGCTCTCAGGGGCAGAGAGATTGTAAAGGCTGATCTTTGGAAAAGCAGCAATGAGAAGCAAGACAGGAGACTGGGTGGATGGAGGAAAGAGCCGGCCAACAAGTACTAGTTGGGCATCTACCTTTCAGGGTCAGGCCGGGCCCTACGATGGACCAGACCTGGAAGCTTACTGGAAATTACAGTAATGACTGGGTAAGATATGAGCCATGAGGATCTTTTTGAAGTGAACTTGAggggaacaaaataaaaaggcaaagtgTGAGGGGCCGTGGCTGGAGAGCTGCTGGATCAGGGGAGATGTGCTGGGAAGGGCCCAGCCTGCTAACAGGAAAGACTAAGGTGTTTCACAAGCCCAGGCAGCCAGGAGGAAGGAGACCCCAATGACCAAGCACTAACGTCGCCTGCTGAAAGGAAATTTAAGCGAAGACCCAGCCGAGGTGCTTTGGTTAAGAAAAAAGGCTTCCACGTTAGCCAAAGTCATGGAACGCTTGGACTTCAAGACCTGCAGGGCCCAGCTAATTTCGATAAGAAGCCAGAGGCACGTTGGGGGCAATCTCCGGGCAGCACCGGGCATTAGGGTCCGGGCCCCCGGCGGAGACTGCgggcggggggaggtggggagcccGGGCCGAGCTTCCGAGGGGCAGGACGACGACCGTTAGGAGCGCGGGGGTGGGAAGGAGGCGGCCCGGCCGGGGAGGACGGCGTGCCCTTCAGAGAGGGGGCGCCAGGTGCGTGGGGCGCGGGCGGCCGCCCCCGGGAGCGAGCCGGCCTCTCCTGGGGCGGCGCGGGGGGCCTGGCCCGCGCGGGGGGAGGGTCCGGCGGGGAGGGCCGGAGGGCGGGCGCACCCGGGGGCGGCGGCCTCgggaggaggcgggggagggTCCGTGCCGGCGGCCCGCGCTCCCGCTCAGCCTCTCGCAGGCTCGGCGCGGCCGCCTCGGCGTCGGGGGCGGGCCTTGGCCGGGGCCCGGCCGCCAGTCGGGGTCCCCGGGGCCGCCGAGCGCTTACCGCGGCTGGCGGGCTGCGCGAGGCTCCGGTCCCGGGGCGTTGGCGACGCGCGGCGGgccggggggcggcggcggcgggggagggggcgctggCGCTCCCGCGGCGGCCGCTCCTCTCTGTTTGTGTTTGTAGCAAGATGGCTGCCCGCCTCGCACCACGTGACGCGGACGCGGGGCCGCGGGgccgccccctccgcccccgccgccgccgcccccgcccccctccgcGGCTCCGGCCCGCTGCGATCCGTAAGGCCTGGCGCGCTCCCCGCGTGCCCGGCGGGCGGGGCCCGGACGCCCGCCGCCCCCGAACCCCCCCCCGGCACGTGACCCCGGAGCCCGGTTCCTCACGTGACACTGTCTGCTGCGGGCCGGGGGTGTCCCCGGGGCTGCCCGGGGACCCCCCCCGGCACGTGATGCGCGACCATCGCCGGCCCCCGGGCGGTTGGCTTCCTCCGGGAAGCCCGCCTGGATTGAAGGGGAACCCATACAACCCAGAGGTGTGTTCATCAGACATCTGGGACATATGAAATAACGGGGAACCTAATGCCTTAGAAACAATTCGAGGCAACGCTGGCTGGTGAGACCTGGAGTTTCTCTCTGGCTCCCCTGCCAACTAGCCACCTAGACGTCGAGGGCGTTGGACTTGACGCTTTCTGGCctcaatttctgttttatagttaGATATTGAagctctcctcccttcccaggcCCCCATTCCATGCCCTTCCCGGAGTgctcaaagaatgaaaagaaatgaatgcaaaAGGCTTTGAAAAGAGTGAAAGTACTATGCAAATATGAGAAGTAAATTGACACTTCCTTTGTTGAAAAAGGAGGTTTTCAAAAATgagttttctgattctttttgaACTTTTTAGGATAAAAGAGTTTGGTGtgtattttaaccattttctttGGAAGTTACCTCGCAGACTTTCTAACACAACCGATACCAAAAACAATATAATTCTCGGGACAGGGAAAGGTAAATTCAGACCTGGAGCTTGAGTCCCCTGTGTTGTGCCAAAACGGAGCACACAACTCCAAGGCTACCAGGAAGGGCCTTTGTTCTTGCACCGAGTAAACCCCAGGCTTCTATGCACTTGCAGTTTTAGTGTCTGCTTTTTTTCAATTCACTTGATTTTTCTTGCAGTCAGGATTCCTGCCTCTGTTGTCAGTGCAGCTGCTTGCTCACAGGCTGCAGAAAGCAGTTGTTTAAAGCGAGGGCTTGTGTACTGGTTCCATCCATTCctgtctgtggccttgggcaccTTTACTAATCTCTGAGTCTCTGGATTGCATGGTAGGTAAAGCACttaacacagtgcttggcacagagcaaGCACTCCATACTTGTTAGCTAGTAGGGGCTTCTGGGTCCATGATGTTCAGATTGTTAACCCTATATGAAAACAGATCAACATAATCCAATCTTGGGTCAAGTTCTTTACCTGGAATAGAGTTTTTAAGTTTATGACAGCTGGTTTTTCTTGCTtgaaagcttttgtttttttaactttcctaGATTGTGTCCTGGGCAGTTAAAGATAACAGCCGCCTATCTTCTGAAGGAATAAGATCTTAGCATGTTTTAATTGTTAATTAACAAATGTGAGATTGTAAATTATGGTGGAGAAATGGTAAAGGGGTAGGGGGAAAGGGGGCACTTCTGTGACGTGGAAGCAGTCAGGGACAGTGGTAGCCTATGCTGAGCTGGAAGGAAGGGCAGGATTTGGGTGGAAAAAAATGAGCATCAGCTTTAGAATTCTGACGGTCCAGGCTGATGGGAGAAGAGGACCTGGATTGCTCGTTGGGtgaaaaatgaagtaaaacttCAGTAAAGGGCTTTGAATGCTCTCAggaaaatgtttttggttttttttttcattgtgcctggggcatgtggaagttcctgggccacagatcaaacccaagccacggcagtgacagcactgatccttaacccactaggccaccagggaactccaggaaaatgttTTTGATTGGAGAGTACCTACTAGATGCATTGTGTCAGGGAGAGCACGCTGGACTCCAGGGTAGAAGACTGGAGTTTCCCAGGTACCAGTTTGTGGTCCTGGTCAAGTAATTTCCCCCGACCATAAAGTGGGAATGCCTCTGTTGATGATGACACTGTGGAAA includes:
- the GIGYF1 gene encoding GRB10-interacting GYF protein 1 isoform X1 yields the protein MAAETLNFGPEWLRALSSGSSMASPPPSPAMPKYKLADYRYGREEMLALYVKESKVPDELQDKEFAAVLQEEPLQPLALEPLTEEEQRNFSLSVNSVAVLRLMGKGAGPPLGGTSRGRGSTRSRGRGRGDSCFYQRSIEEGDGTFGRNPREIQRSQSWDDRGERRFEKSARRDGARSGFEEGGAGPRKEHARSDSENWRSLREEQEEEEEGSWRLGAGPRRDGDRWRSASPDGGPRSAGWREHGDRRRKFEFDLRGDRGGCGEEEGRGGGGSSHLRRCRGPDGFDDDKDGLPEWCLDDEDEEMGTFDASGAFLPLKKGPKDPIPEEQELDFQGLEEEEEEPPEGLEEEGPEAGTKELTPLPPQDEQSSSPSPLPTLGPLWGANGEGDDAVDKDLPAAEGDDTRGMQLSPGVGSPPGPPGDLEDDEGLKHLQQEAEKLVASLQDSSLEEEQFTAAIQAQGLRHSAAATALPLSHGAARKWFYKDPQGEIQGPFTTQEMAEWFQAGYFSMALLVKRGCDEGFQPLGEVIKMWGRVPFAPGPSPPPLLGNMDQERLKKQQELAAAALYQQLQHQQFLQLVSSSRQLPQCALREKAALGDLPPPQQQQLTAFLQQLQALKPPRGGDQNLLPTMNRSLSVPDSGPLWDIHTSASSQSGGEASLWDIPINSSTQGPILEQLQLQHKFQERREVELRAKREEEERKRREEKRRQQQQEEQKRRQEEEELFRRKQVRQQELLLKLLQQQQAVAAVPTPPAPSSPPPLWAGLAKQGLSMKTLLELQLEGERQMHKQPPPREPSRAQAPNHRVQLGGLGTAPLNQWVSEAGPLWGGPDKSGGSSGLGLWEDTLKSSGSLARSLGLKNSRSSPSLSDSYSHLSGRPVRKKTEEEEKLLKLLQGIPRPQDGFTQWCEQMLHTLSTTGSLDVPMAVAILKEVESPYDVHDYIRSCLGDTLEAKEFAKQFLERRAKQKASQQRQQQQEAWLSSGSLQTAFQTNHSTKLGPGEGSKAKRRALMLHSDPSILGEFGGGAGEEAPSSVPGRSLGSRAQTQLPPASGYSLHGPSGEIESVDDY
- the GIGYF1 gene encoding GRB10-interacting GYF protein 1 isoform X6; its protein translation is MAAETLNFGPEWLRALSSGSSMASPPPSPAMPKYKLADYRYGREEMLALYVKESKVPDELQDKEFAAVLQEEPLQPLALEPLTEEEQRNFSLSVNSVAVLRLMGKGAGPPLGGTSRGRGSTRSRGRGRGDSCFYQRSIEEGDGTFGRNPREIQRSQSWDDRGERRFEKSARRDGARSGFEEGGAGPRKEHARSDSENWRSLREEQEEEEEGSWRLGAGPRRDGDRWRSASPDGGPRSAGWREHGDRRRKFEFDLRGDRGGCGEEEGRGGGGSSHLRRCRGPDGFDDDKDGLPEWCLDDEDEEMGTFDASGAFLPLKKGPKDPIPEEQELDFQGLEEEEEEPPEGLEEEGPEAGTKELTPLPPQDEQSSSPSPLPTLGPLWGANGEGDDAVDKDLPAAEGDDTRGMQLSPGVGSPPGPPGDLEDDEGLKHLQQEAEKLVASLQDSSLEEEQFTAAIQAQGLRHSAAATALPLSHGAARKWFYKDPQGEIQGPFTTQEMAEWFQAGYFSMALLVKRGCDEGFQPLGEVIKMWGRVPFAPGPSPPPLLGNMDQERLKKQQELAAAALYQQLQHQQFLQLVSRGGDQNLLPTMNRSLSVPDSGPLWDIHTSASSQSGGEASLWDIPINSSTQGPILEQLQLQHKFQERREVELRAKREEEERKRREEKRRQQQQEEQKRRQEEEELFRRKQVRQQELLLKLLQQQQAVAAVPTPPAPSSPPPLWAGLAKQGLSMKTLLELQLEGERQMHKQPPPREPSRAQAPNHRVQLGGLGTAPLNQWVSEAGPLWGGPDKSGGSSGLGLWEDTLKSSGSLARSLGLKNSRSSPSLSDSYSHLSGRPVRKKTEEEEKLLKLLQGIPRPQDGFTQWCEQMLHTLSTTGSLDVPMAVAILKEVESPYDVHDYIRSCLGDTLEAKEFAKQFLERRAKQKASQQRQQQQEAWLSSGSLQTAFQTNHSTKLGPGEGSKAKRRALMLHSDPSILGEFGGGAGEEAPSSVPGRSLGSRAQTQLPPASGYSLHGPSGEIESVDDY